In the Arthrobacter sp. 31Y genome, one interval contains:
- the gltX gene encoding glutamate--tRNA ligase, with product MTTASASNAASSAIPAVNAETPVRVRFCPSPTGTPHVGLIRTALFNWAYARHTGGKLIFRIEDTDSARDSEESYHQLLDALKWLGINWDEGVEVGGPHEPYRQSQRGEIYQDVIAKLKAGGHVYESYSTPDEIEARHKAAGRDPKLGYDGFDRHLTDEQLAQFKAEGREAVLRLRMPDEDLTFNDLVRGEITFKAGSVPDFAVVRANGAPLYTLVNPVDDALMGITHVLRGEDLLSSTPRQIALYRALYAIGVAEYMPEFGHLPYVMGQGNKKLSKRDPESSLFLHRERGFIPEGLLNYLSLLGWSLSADEDIFTVEQLVANFDIHDVLGNPARFDIKKAEAINGTHVRMLAPEDFKERLVPYLRAAGFVGEILTPRQEEILAEAAPLVQERITLLGEAPEMLAFLFKADDAIDVADDARKGLPQNLEEVLDAALVALEPIGEWTAENIQAALKQALVEDLGIKPRAAFGPVRTAISGRRISPPLFESMVILGKDSSLARVRAFRG from the coding sequence ATGACTACTGCTTCTGCGTCGAACGCTGCTTCCAGCGCCATCCCTGCCGTCAACGCCGAGACTCCGGTCCGCGTGCGATTTTGCCCGTCACCCACAGGAACCCCGCACGTTGGCCTGATCCGCACTGCCCTGTTCAACTGGGCCTATGCACGCCACACCGGCGGCAAGCTGATCTTCCGCATCGAGGACACGGACTCGGCCCGCGACAGCGAAGAGAGCTACCACCAGTTGCTGGACGCCCTGAAATGGCTCGGCATCAACTGGGATGAGGGCGTAGAGGTTGGCGGACCGCACGAGCCGTACCGTCAGTCGCAGCGCGGCGAGATCTACCAGGACGTCATCGCCAAGCTCAAAGCCGGAGGACACGTCTACGAGTCCTACTCCACGCCTGATGAGATCGAAGCACGTCATAAGGCGGCGGGCCGCGACCCCAAGCTGGGCTATGACGGATTCGACCGCCACCTGACGGATGAGCAGCTGGCACAATTTAAAGCCGAGGGTCGCGAAGCCGTCCTCCGCCTCCGCATGCCGGACGAGGACCTGACTTTCAATGACCTCGTCCGCGGGGAGATTACGTTCAAGGCTGGTTCGGTTCCTGACTTTGCTGTTGTCCGCGCCAACGGTGCTCCGCTCTACACGCTGGTGAACCCTGTGGACGACGCCCTCATGGGCATCACCCACGTTCTTCGCGGCGAGGATCTGCTGAGTTCCACTCCGCGTCAGATTGCGCTGTACCGTGCCCTCTACGCCATTGGCGTGGCCGAGTACATGCCGGAATTCGGCCACCTGCCCTACGTCATGGGACAGGGTAACAAGAAGCTTTCCAAGCGCGACCCCGAGTCCAGCCTGTTCCTTCACCGTGAACGTGGCTTCATTCCCGAGGGCCTGCTCAACTACCTGTCGCTGCTTGGCTGGTCACTGAGCGCGGATGAGGATATCTTCACCGTGGAGCAGCTCGTAGCCAACTTCGATATCCACGACGTCCTGGGCAACCCGGCGCGTTTCGACATCAAGAAGGCTGAAGCCATCAATGGAACCCACGTGCGGATGCTCGCGCCGGAGGACTTCAAGGAACGTTTGGTTCCTTACCTCCGAGCTGCTGGTTTCGTAGGGGAAATCCTGACGCCGCGGCAGGAAGAGATTCTTGCCGAGGCTGCTCCTCTGGTCCAGGAGCGAATCACGCTCTTGGGCGAAGCTCCGGAGATGCTGGCGTTCCTGTTCAAGGCCGATGACGCCATTGACGTTGCCGACGATGCCCGGAAGGGTCTTCCGCAGAACCTGGAGGAAGTGCTCGACGCTGCCTTGGTGGCGCTGGAACCGATCGGTGAGTGGACGGCTGAGAACATCCAGGCCGCGCTCAAGCAGGCTCTGGTTGAGGATCTTGGCATCAAGCCGCGGGCAGCGTTCGGGCCTGTGCGCACGGCGATCTCAGGGCGCCGCATTTCTCCGCCCTTGTTCGAGTCGATGGTGATCCTTGGCAAGGATTCCTCGCTCGCCCGTGTCCGCGCCTTCCGAGGCTAG
- a CDS encoding dynamin family protein, with product MTANDDEKTPRATQAALGTAAAVETLEAARAELAATTLPLAVPEVREARQWIRESLAQLDDYVIPRYRSLDAPLLAVVGGSTGAGKSTLVNALVGYPVTRSGAIRPTTRQPILLHHPLDEEWFAGQRILPGLDRIRGAVSETPSPAHQAGATPDAQAITSLVLVGHDAVPQGIALLDAPDVDSISDDNRRLAGQLLAAADLWVFVTTANRYADAVPWRLLLDAASRDITVAVVLDRVPAAAEEEVRTDLQAMLDRQGLAEAKLFVVPESALNALGMLPEASVIPLRQWLGALAADAAGRAEVARRTLNGAVKAVSVRLDGIAGAAAAQDAAAHDLRMTCVAEYEQALSRILEATKDGALLRGEVLARWQDFVGTGEFFRALEQNIGRMRDRVGAFFRGEPAPAVKVETAIETGLQAVILDEAANAAENVDGRWRSDAAGRELLGSEDLSGTSEGFDAKAAAAIRSWQEGLMEMIRTQGQGKRTQARWLSFGVNGLGAALMVVVFSMTAGLSGLEIGIAGGTAVVGQKLLEAVFGEDAVRRLAQQARDDLHTQCQRLLDDERERFLGRLEAAHPGSGDDLARYAQALRRLAGAA from the coding sequence GTGACCGCAAATGATGATGAGAAAACACCCCGGGCAACACAAGCAGCCCTTGGTACGGCAGCCGCCGTCGAGACCTTGGAAGCGGCCCGCGCGGAACTTGCGGCCACAACCCTCCCGCTCGCCGTACCGGAGGTCCGGGAAGCCCGTCAGTGGATTCGAGAGTCCCTGGCACAGCTGGACGACTACGTGATTCCCCGCTACCGGAGCCTGGATGCTCCGCTGCTGGCGGTTGTCGGCGGTTCCACAGGTGCAGGGAAGTCCACCTTGGTCAACGCCTTGGTGGGCTACCCGGTGACCCGTTCCGGCGCTATCAGGCCCACCACGCGTCAGCCCATCCTCCTCCACCATCCTCTGGACGAGGAGTGGTTTGCAGGCCAGCGGATACTTCCCGGCCTGGACAGGATCCGGGGCGCGGTCTCAGAGACTCCTTCGCCGGCGCATCAGGCAGGTGCCACCCCCGACGCACAGGCCATCACGTCCTTGGTTCTGGTGGGACACGATGCTGTTCCGCAGGGAATAGCGCTCCTGGATGCGCCCGACGTCGACTCGATCTCCGATGACAACCGCAGGCTTGCCGGTCAGCTGCTTGCCGCCGCTGACCTTTGGGTGTTTGTCACCACAGCAAACCGCTACGCCGACGCCGTGCCCTGGCGGCTGCTCTTGGATGCGGCGTCAAGGGATATCACCGTAGCCGTGGTCCTGGACCGTGTCCCGGCTGCGGCGGAGGAGGAAGTCAGGACTGACCTCCAGGCAATGCTGGACCGGCAGGGGCTGGCCGAAGCGAAGCTCTTCGTTGTTCCCGAAAGTGCCCTCAATGCCCTGGGGATGCTTCCGGAGGCGTCCGTGATTCCCTTGCGTCAGTGGCTGGGTGCTTTGGCGGCAGATGCGGCCGGACGCGCGGAGGTCGCCCGACGAACACTCAATGGCGCTGTCAAGGCTGTCAGTGTCCGGTTGGACGGAATCGCGGGTGCCGCTGCTGCCCAGGATGCCGCTGCCCACGATCTTCGGATGACGTGCGTCGCTGAGTATGAGCAAGCGCTCTCGCGCATTCTCGAGGCCACCAAAGACGGTGCATTGCTCCGCGGCGAAGTGCTGGCGCGGTGGCAGGATTTTGTGGGAACCGGTGAGTTCTTCCGGGCGCTTGAGCAGAATATCGGGCGGATGCGGGACCGTGTTGGGGCCTTCTTCCGCGGCGAGCCGGCTCCCGCTGTGAAGGTTGAAACCGCCATTGAGACAGGGCTGCAGGCGGTGATCCTGGACGAAGCCGCGAACGCAGCCGAAAACGTGGACGGGCGCTGGCGTTCGGATGCTGCTGGCCGGGAACTCCTTGGCTCGGAAGATCTTTCGGGGACCAGCGAGGGCTTCGATGCGAAGGCCGCAGCAGCTATCCGTTCCTGGCAGGAGGGACTGATGGAGATGATCCGTACCCAGGGCCAGGGTAAACGAACCCAGGCCCGGTGGTTGTCCTTCGGAGTCAACGGGCTGGGGGCCGCGCTCATGGTGGTGGTGTTCTCCATGACTGCCGGGCTAAGCGGCTTGGAGATCGGCATTGCAGGCGGAACGGCCGTTGTTGGCCAGAAGCTGCTTGAAGCGGTGTTCGGTGAGGACGCCGTACGTCGTCTGGCCCAGCAGGCCAGGGATGATCTTCATACTCAATGCCAACGGCTCCTGGACGATGAGAGAGAACGGTTCCTGGGCCGCCTTGAGGCAGCCCATCCGGGCTCCGGAGATGACCTCGCCCGGTATGCCCAAGCATTGCGCCGCCTGGCAGGGGCCGCATGA
- a CDS encoding MBL fold metallo-hydrolase: MATSGNSPTGDSSSLQRSSELTRFRLAPNPGPMSLDGTNSYVIGAAGSPYVAVVDPGPEDEHHLAVLASAGVVEVVLITHRHADHTEASARFHQITGAPVRAALAEHCHGGDPLIDGEVLMAGGVEIRVVGTPGHTSDSLCFHLPHDGPTGSVLTGDTILGRGTTVLDYPDGRLGDYLASLDKLEALGAATLLPAHGPVLPALDEKCREYREHRELRLDQIREALKNLGPDASIPAVTDAVYPDVDPSVRWAAETSVAAQLDYLRS, encoded by the coding sequence ATGGCGACTTCCGGCAACTCACCTACAGGCGACTCCTCTTCCTTGCAGCGCAGCAGCGAGCTCACACGCTTCCGGCTGGCTCCGAACCCAGGCCCGATGAGCCTGGACGGGACCAACTCTTATGTCATTGGCGCCGCGGGTTCGCCCTACGTAGCGGTGGTGGACCCGGGGCCTGAAGACGAACACCACTTGGCCGTGCTCGCATCGGCTGGTGTTGTGGAGGTGGTCCTCATTACGCATCGCCATGCGGACCATACCGAGGCGTCAGCGCGTTTCCACCAGATCACCGGGGCGCCGGTCCGCGCTGCGTTGGCGGAGCATTGCCACGGCGGAGACCCCCTGATCGACGGCGAAGTACTAATGGCCGGTGGTGTGGAGATCCGCGTGGTGGGAACCCCGGGCCATACGTCCGATTCCCTCTGCTTCCATCTCCCTCATGACGGCCCCACCGGATCCGTCCTGACCGGCGATACCATCCTGGGCCGCGGAACCACTGTGTTGGATTACCCGGATGGCAGGCTGGGGGACTACCTTGCGAGCTTGGACAAGCTGGAAGCACTGGGCGCCGCGACCTTGCTTCCAGCCCACGGACCTGTGCTTCCGGCTCTGGATGAGAAATGCCGTGAGTACCGTGAACACCGCGAACTTCGCCTCGATCAGATCAGGGAGGCGCTGAAAAACCTGGGACCGGATGCATCGATACCCGCCGTCACTGATGCCGTTTATCCCGACGTCGACCCTTCTGTCCGGTGGGCGGCAGAGACTTCCGTCGCAGCCCAGTTGGATTACCTCCGAAGCTAG
- a CDS encoding GTPase — translation MSRHGQVRESSLLQRRLESLNTARELAEGVLPDPDLQSVYEVLERATSRRSLSADHTVVGFFGATGSGKSSLFNAVSDSSLATATARRPTTSAPLAGIWGEEGSGPLLDWLEVKERHTLPPVPGLAEENTGLVLLDLPDFDSTRVENREIVQRMVGMVDVLVWVLDPQKYADAAVHNDFLRPMASHGAVTLVVLNQVDKLSAADATAVMQSLEGILARDGLGKVRVLGASALTGDGVQTLRSVIRKVVVQREATTERLAADVAKAAGELARASGEGEARGVKGGTKARLASELSTAANVPVVVDAVHRSFKRESAKRTGWPVTRWLLRFRPDPLRRLSLGRDDTRPELNRTSLPPAGAPERARTDAAVRDFADEASAGAPGPWRAAIRSAARDGREELPNALDQAIAATDLLAGKRPLWWLLFNTLQWIALLLAVGGLGWLGVLAALGYFQMPVPEVPRTEGWPWPTLMVAGGVVLGIALAITGRILGGWAARVRASRAAKRLKAAVAAVAEQRIVEPVEVEITRLKAFNAALKSARPG, via the coding sequence ATGAGCCGCCACGGACAGGTTCGCGAGTCGTCGCTGCTGCAGCGCAGGCTTGAATCCCTCAACACAGCACGGGAACTGGCCGAAGGTGTCCTCCCGGATCCTGATCTGCAATCCGTCTACGAGGTCTTGGAGCGCGCCACCTCGCGGCGGTCGCTATCGGCCGATCACACGGTGGTGGGATTCTTCGGGGCGACAGGCAGCGGAAAATCATCCTTGTTCAATGCTGTTTCAGACAGCAGTCTGGCAACTGCCACTGCGCGGCGTCCCACGACGTCGGCGCCTTTGGCAGGCATTTGGGGCGAGGAAGGCAGCGGTCCGTTGCTGGACTGGCTGGAAGTCAAAGAGAGGCACACGCTGCCGCCGGTTCCAGGGCTCGCGGAGGAGAACACCGGCCTGGTGCTGCTGGATCTGCCGGACTTCGATTCCACCAGGGTGGAAAATCGGGAGATCGTCCAGCGGATGGTGGGCATGGTTGATGTCCTGGTGTGGGTTCTGGACCCGCAAAAATACGCTGACGCAGCGGTGCATAATGATTTTCTTCGCCCCATGGCCTCTCATGGGGCGGTAACGCTGGTTGTCCTGAACCAGGTGGACAAACTCAGCGCCGCCGACGCCACCGCCGTGATGCAGTCTTTGGAAGGGATCCTGGCACGGGACGGCTTGGGGAAGGTGCGGGTCCTTGGCGCCTCAGCGCTAACGGGCGACGGCGTCCAAACCCTCCGCTCGGTGATCAGGAAGGTCGTGGTTCAGCGGGAGGCAACAACAGAACGCCTGGCAGCGGACGTTGCGAAGGCCGCCGGGGAACTTGCCAGGGCCTCCGGCGAGGGCGAAGCCCGGGGCGTCAAGGGCGGTACGAAAGCCCGCCTCGCGTCTGAATTGTCGACGGCGGCAAATGTTCCGGTGGTTGTGGACGCCGTTCACCGATCTTTCAAGAGGGAATCGGCCAAGAGGACGGGGTGGCCCGTCACCCGGTGGCTTCTGCGTTTCCGGCCCGACCCGTTGCGGCGGTTGAGCCTGGGCAGGGATGACACCCGGCCGGAGCTGAACAGGACATCTCTGCCACCTGCCGGTGCACCGGAGAGGGCAAGGACGGATGCAGCCGTTCGGGATTTTGCGGACGAGGCGTCAGCGGGCGCCCCGGGTCCTTGGCGTGCAGCCATCCGCAGTGCGGCAAGGGACGGGCGGGAGGAGCTGCCCAATGCCTTGGATCAGGCCATTGCAGCCACTGACCTGTTGGCGGGCAAGCGTCCCCTGTGGTGGCTTCTTTTCAATACCCTCCAATGGATTGCGCTTCTGCTCGCAGTCGGGGGCCTGGGCTGGCTGGGGGTGTTGGCCGCCCTCGGCTACTTCCAAATGCCAGTGCCCGAGGTACCCCGAACAGAAGGATGGCCCTGGCCCACCCTGATGGTTGCCGGGGGAGTGGTGTTGGGAATCGCCCTTGCTATCACCGGAAGGATTCTGGGAGGCTGGGCGGCCCGTGTCAGGGCTTCGAGGGCAGCGAAGCGGTTGAAGGCAGCCGTGGCAGCGGTTGCCGAGCAGCGGATTGTGGAGCCAGTCGAAGTGGAAATCACCCGCTTGAAAGCGTTCAACGCGGCCCTGAAGTCCGCACGCCCTGGCTAA
- a CDS encoding branched-chain amino acid aminotransferase, with product MTQTAHGVEFSQQLSETPKSAEERAAVLANPGFGDYFTDHTAVVDYKVDADGNGGWQNARIEPYGPISLDPSAAVLHYGQEIFEGLKAYRHADGSVWTFRPEANAARLNKSARRLALPELPEEYFLGAIRELVQADKEWVPSGDGEALYLRPFMIATEAFLGVRAAREVSFRVIASPAGNYFGGELKPVSIWISREYARAGRGGTGAAKCGGNYAASLIAQHEAEANGCKQVLFLDHFNDDAVEELGGMNVFFVMKDGSLVTPALSGTILEGVTRMSVIQVAKDMGREVTERKITLDEWREGVASGEITEVFACGTAAVITPIGVLKDATEFIGAEDAEAGETTMAIREQLLGIQTGTVEDTHGWLTRLV from the coding sequence ATGACTCAGACTGCCCATGGCGTCGAATTCAGCCAGCAGCTTTCGGAAACACCGAAATCTGCTGAGGAGCGTGCAGCCGTCCTGGCGAACCCGGGATTTGGCGACTACTTCACCGACCACACCGCCGTCGTCGACTACAAAGTTGACGCCGATGGCAATGGCGGTTGGCAGAACGCCCGGATCGAGCCCTACGGACCCATTTCCCTGGACCCCTCGGCTGCGGTCCTGCACTACGGCCAAGAGATCTTCGAGGGACTCAAGGCTTACCGCCACGCCGACGGATCCGTATGGACGTTCCGGCCCGAAGCCAACGCGGCACGCCTGAACAAGTCCGCCCGCCGCCTGGCACTGCCTGAGCTGCCCGAGGAGTACTTCTTGGGTGCCATCCGGGAACTCGTGCAGGCAGACAAGGAATGGGTTCCGTCCGGCGACGGCGAAGCCCTGTACCTGCGCCCGTTCATGATTGCCACCGAGGCATTCCTTGGAGTCCGGGCTGCCCGCGAAGTTTCCTTCCGCGTCATCGCTTCGCCCGCCGGCAACTACTTCGGTGGCGAGCTCAAGCCCGTCTCCATCTGGATCTCCCGCGAATATGCCCGTGCGGGCCGCGGCGGAACCGGTGCGGCCAAGTGCGGCGGAAACTACGCAGCCTCACTGATCGCGCAGCACGAAGCCGAAGCGAACGGTTGCAAGCAGGTGCTTTTCCTGGACCACTTCAACGACGACGCCGTGGAAGAACTCGGCGGCATGAACGTCTTCTTCGTCATGAAGGACGGCTCCCTGGTCACTCCCGCACTCAGCGGCACCATCCTTGAAGGCGTCACCCGCATGTCAGTCATCCAGGTGGCCAAGGACATGGGCCGTGAGGTCACCGAGCGGAAGATCACCCTGGACGAGTGGCGCGAAGGCGTCGCTTCCGGCGAGATCACTGAGGTCTTCGCTTGTGGCACCGCAGCAGTGATCACGCCGATTGGTGTGCTCAAGGATGCCACCGAGTTCATCGGTGCCGAGGACGCCGAGGCGGGCGAAACCACCATGGCCATCCGTGAGCAGCTCCTGGGCATCCAGACCGGAACCGTGGAGGACACCCACGGCTGGCTGACACGCCTGGTCTAA
- a CDS encoding 3-isopropylmalate dehydrogenase, translated as MSATSINLAVIPGDGIGPEVIAEAVKVLEKAVAAEGVALELTNYKLGAQHWLETGETLPDEVLADLRTRDAILFGAVGAAPGDTRIPSGIIEREMLLKLRFSLDHFVNLRPSRLYGTVGSPLANPGTIDFIVVREGTEGPYVGNGGTLRGGTPHEVATEVSLNTAHGVERVVRDAFRRASERARKHVTLVHKHNVLVFAGHLWKRTVEAVAQEFPEVTHDYLHIDAATIFMVTEPSRFDVIVTDNLFGDILTDLAAAVTGGIGLAASGNINMDRTAPSMFEPVHGSAPDIAGQQKADPTAAILSAVLLLDHLGYTTAARKIEAAVVADVESRTGEPRSTAAIGDAIAAAL; from the coding sequence ATGAGTGCAACGTCCATCAATCTCGCTGTCATCCCTGGCGACGGCATTGGCCCAGAGGTCATCGCCGAAGCCGTCAAGGTCCTCGAAAAGGCCGTCGCCGCCGAAGGCGTCGCCCTTGAACTGACCAACTACAAGCTCGGTGCCCAGCACTGGCTTGAGACTGGCGAGACGCTCCCGGACGAAGTCCTGGCAGATCTGCGTACCCGCGATGCCATCCTCTTTGGTGCAGTGGGCGCTGCACCGGGCGACACCCGCATTCCGTCCGGCATCATTGAACGCGAGATGCTGCTCAAGCTCCGTTTCAGCCTTGACCACTTTGTGAACCTCCGTCCGTCCCGCCTCTATGGCACCGTCGGCAGCCCCTTGGCCAACCCCGGCACCATCGACTTCATCGTGGTCCGCGAAGGTACTGAAGGTCCCTATGTGGGCAACGGCGGCACTTTGCGTGGCGGTACGCCGCACGAGGTTGCCACGGAAGTTTCCCTCAACACCGCCCACGGCGTGGAGCGTGTGGTCCGTGACGCCTTCCGCCGTGCCAGCGAACGTGCCCGCAAGCACGTCACCCTTGTCCACAAGCACAACGTGCTCGTGTTTGCCGGGCACCTGTGGAAGCGGACTGTCGAGGCCGTGGCCCAGGAATTCCCCGAGGTCACCCACGACTACCTGCACATCGACGCGGCCACCATCTTCATGGTGACCGAGCCCTCCCGTTTTGATGTCATCGTCACCGACAACCTCTTCGGCGACATCCTCACCGACCTCGCTGCTGCTGTTACCGGTGGCATTGGCCTGGCGGCGTCGGGCAACATCAACATGGACCGCACAGCACCGTCCATGTTTGAGCCCGTCCATGGCTCTGCTCCGGATATCGCCGGTCAGCAGAAAGCCGATCCCACCGCGGCCATCCTCTCCGCAGTGCTCCTCCTGGACCACCTTGGCTACACCACGGCGGCCCGAAAGATCGAAGCGGCAGTAGTCGCCGACGTCGAGAGCCGCACCGGCGAGCCACGCAGCACAGCTGCCATTGGCGACGCTATTGCGGCCGCACTTTAG
- a CDS encoding sensor histidine kinase → MDRRHAIYEWFRINRFKVDMTATSLLILLFGPVYLLASRPWLFVLSCSLLLPLAWRRTRPAVAAGVVILVCLVQWAVGSEPVAGQIAVPLVIYATAAYGPAWASRTVLVAGMLGGIMLTTREYSNTAESGIMGLTIGALYTVLIWMLVLVSWTLGDLTRVRRLQLQALEDRTRRLEVEQQQERQLAAADERSHIAREMHDIVAHSLSVIITQADGARYAAAAKPELATEALATIAATGRDSLGEMRRLLGVLRSDDDSPTRPQPRLSDLDELLLGFRAATLQVTFDQIGAARRALPAGAELTAYRIIQEALTNVMKHAGPKAVASVTLTWQARGLQLDIVDDGRGAAADPPSAGGGNGLRGMGERVSLYDGSLAAGPEQGGGFRVSAFIPYSEA, encoded by the coding sequence GTGGACAGAAGGCACGCAATATATGAATGGTTCCGGATCAACCGCTTCAAAGTGGACATGACGGCGACGTCCTTGCTGATCCTCCTTTTCGGTCCGGTCTATCTGCTTGCCTCACGGCCTTGGCTTTTTGTCCTTTCCTGCAGCCTGCTGCTTCCGCTGGCGTGGCGACGCACGCGCCCAGCCGTTGCGGCCGGCGTCGTAATCTTGGTGTGCCTTGTCCAATGGGCGGTGGGTTCCGAGCCCGTAGCCGGCCAGATCGCAGTCCCGCTGGTCATCTACGCAACCGCGGCTTACGGCCCGGCGTGGGCAAGCCGCACAGTCCTGGTGGCCGGAATGCTGGGCGGCATTATGCTGACGACGCGTGAGTACTCCAACACTGCCGAGTCGGGCATTATGGGGCTCACTATCGGGGCCCTCTACACGGTGTTGATTTGGATGCTGGTGCTGGTGAGCTGGACCTTGGGCGACCTCACCCGGGTGCGCCGGCTCCAACTTCAGGCACTGGAGGACCGGACCCGAAGGCTCGAGGTGGAGCAGCAGCAGGAGCGCCAGCTGGCCGCGGCCGACGAACGCTCGCACATCGCGCGGGAAATGCACGACATCGTTGCCCACTCGCTGTCCGTCATCATCACCCAGGCGGACGGCGCACGGTACGCGGCCGCGGCAAAACCGGAGCTCGCCACCGAAGCGCTGGCCACCATCGCGGCCACTGGCAGGGACTCGCTGGGTGAAATGCGGCGGCTGCTTGGCGTCCTCCGCTCCGACGACGACTCCCCTACCCGCCCGCAACCGCGGTTGTCGGACCTGGATGAACTCCTGCTGGGCTTCCGCGCGGCAACGCTCCAGGTCACCTTTGACCAGATCGGAGCAGCCCGCCGGGCGCTTCCCGCCGGCGCTGAACTAACGGCCTACCGCATCATTCAGGAAGCCCTCACCAACGTCATGAAACACGCTGGCCCTAAAGCTGTGGCCAGTGTGACGCTGACCTGGCAGGCCCGCGGCCTACAACTGGACATCGTCGACGACGGCCGGGGCGCCGCCGCTGATCCGCCGTCGGCAGGAGGCGGCAACGGCCTGAGGGGAATGGGTGAGCGCGTCTCCCTCTACGATGGTTCCTTGGCCGCAGGCCCTGAACAGGGCGGCGGTTTCCGTGTGTCCGCTTTCATCCCCTACTCGGAGGCCTAA
- a CDS encoding HAD family hydrolase, which produces MAISPSFGTVRGVLFDIDDTLVDLEYAMTTALRDVSEHLLPGLDQAGWVKFGRIFTHETTHFYDRYLAGELTFNEQRLLRGRAALGHFGVELQDGEESQAWVADYHQRQTAYVRAFDDVEGVLDSLDAAGIPYGAVSNNVHDYQRAKLDGAGLSRIKILVGTDTVGVAKPDPAIYLEGVRLLGTGPAETLYVGDNRLLDADGATAAGLIGVWLNRTGEVVEEFTGRQVDSLSRLLVTAPTAA; this is translated from the coding sequence ATGGCTATCTCACCTTCCTTCGGCACCGTTCGTGGTGTCCTCTTCGATATTGACGACACCTTGGTGGACCTTGAGTACGCCATGACCACTGCACTCCGCGATGTCAGCGAACATCTCCTGCCCGGCCTGGACCAGGCCGGGTGGGTGAAGTTCGGCCGCATCTTCACGCACGAGACCACGCACTTCTATGACCGCTATCTGGCCGGGGAACTGACCTTCAATGAGCAGCGGCTCCTGCGCGGCAGGGCTGCCTTGGGACACTTTGGCGTGGAGCTTCAGGACGGCGAGGAATCCCAGGCATGGGTTGCGGATTACCACCAGCGCCAGACGGCGTATGTGCGGGCCTTTGACGACGTTGAGGGCGTACTCGACTCCCTGGACGCCGCAGGCATTCCCTACGGCGCCGTGAGCAACAACGTGCATGATTACCAGCGGGCCAAGCTGGACGGTGCAGGGCTGTCGAGGATCAAGATCCTGGTAGGTACGGACACGGTAGGGGTGGCAAAGCCGGACCCGGCAATATACCTCGAAGGTGTGCGCCTGCTGGGCACCGGGCCGGCGGAGACCTTGTATGTTGGCGACAACAGGCTGCTCGATGCTGACGGCGCAACGGCAGCAGGCCTTATTGGCGTATGGCTGAACAGGACCGGGGAAGTGGTGGAAGAATTCACCGGCCGCCAAGTGGACTCCTTGTCGCGGCTGCTGGTGACGGCTCCTACTGCAGCCTAG
- a CDS encoding fumarylacetoacetate hydrolase family protein has protein sequence MRIARFVVDSDPLYGVVEGAPGSEEITVINGDPFFNGVERTHVKHKLEDVRLLAPIIPRSKVIGVGRNYAEHAAELGNEVPQQPLLFLKPNTSVIGPNDPIILPAFSEEVSFEAELCVVIGRICKDVPEDRADDVIFGYTCGNDLTARDVQKTDLQWARAKGFDTSAPLGPWIETDLDHEDLAIQGRLNGELRQDGSTSQMIRGVRELVSIVSHAFTLLPGDVIMTGTPAGVGLVNEGDRFEVEIEGIGRLSNPVVRR, from the coding sequence ATGCGTATCGCCCGGTTTGTAGTTGATTCTGATCCCCTTTACGGCGTTGTTGAAGGCGCGCCCGGCAGTGAGGAAATCACTGTCATCAATGGCGACCCCTTCTTTAACGGTGTTGAACGTACCCACGTGAAGCACAAGCTTGAGGACGTGCGGCTCCTCGCTCCGATCATTCCCCGAAGCAAGGTCATTGGCGTCGGCCGCAACTACGCCGAGCACGCTGCCGAACTCGGCAACGAAGTTCCCCAGCAGCCGCTGCTGTTCCTGAAGCCCAACACGTCGGTGATCGGCCCGAACGATCCCATCATCCTTCCGGCGTTCTCAGAGGAGGTCTCCTTCGAGGCTGAGCTGTGCGTGGTGATCGGCCGGATCTGTAAGGACGTTCCCGAGGACCGTGCGGACGACGTCATCTTCGGCTACACCTGCGGCAACGACCTCACTGCCCGCGACGTCCAGAAGACTGATCTCCAGTGGGCGCGGGCCAAAGGTTTCGACACCTCCGCGCCGCTGGGCCCGTGGATCGAAACCGATCTGGACCATGAGGACCTGGCCATCCAGGGCCGCCTCAACGGCGAACTCCGCCAGGACGGCAGCACCAGCCAGATGATCCGTGGCGTACGTGAGCTTGTCTCGATCGTTTCGCACGCGTTCACACTGCTTCCGGGCGATGTGATCATGACCGGCACGCCCGCCGGCGTAGGCCTGGTCAATGAAGGCGACCGCTTCGAAGTGGAGATCGAAGGCATCGGCCGGCTCTCCAACCCGGTGGTTCGCCGCTAA